A window of the Tunturibacter empetritectus genome harbors these coding sequences:
- a CDS encoding glycoside hydrolase family 27 protein, whose product MFIRMVMKRFSAALTILLAIPATAQDKTLAPTPPMGWNSWDAYGATINESQFRANMVVLAAQLKEFGWQYVVIDEGWYLQNPENISMPQALRYTINLRGQYEPAPNRFPSSATGSGFKPLSDAVHDDGLRFGIHILRGIPKKTVFANTHIGSTRYRAAIAADTTDTCSWNPDNFGVKANLAGQAWYDALIKQYASWGVDFLKVDCIAHPYKSAEIRMIHKAIERSGRPMVLSLSPGPTPIDHAGEVAKNAQMWRISDDIWDHWDKDPDAEWSQSIKGQLPILAQWADQAKPGSWPDADMLPIGQLRPNPGYGKPRNSRLTQDEQRTMITLWAITRSPLFLGGNLTQMDDALKSLITNQEVLDMDRYSTNSERNTEDGSLVTWTSHSIRGDKHYLALFNLSDAPVHIDKTFAQYGYVDKAQYKVRDLWQRKELGLLNSLQVDLPPHGSVVYSLHD is encoded by the coding sequence ATGTTTATTCGCATGGTGATGAAGCGTTTTAGCGCAGCTCTGACGATTCTCCTCGCAATCCCGGCAACTGCCCAGGACAAGACGCTGGCCCCCACACCGCCCATGGGATGGAACAGCTGGGACGCCTACGGCGCTACCATCAACGAGTCTCAGTTCCGCGCCAACATGGTCGTTCTCGCCGCTCAGTTGAAGGAGTTCGGCTGGCAGTACGTCGTCATCGACGAAGGCTGGTACCTCCAGAACCCCGAGAACATCTCCATGCCGCAGGCTCTGCGCTACACCATCAACCTCCGCGGACAGTACGAGCCCGCGCCCAACCGCTTCCCCTCGTCCGCGACCGGCAGCGGCTTCAAACCACTCAGCGACGCCGTCCACGACGACGGCCTCAGATTCGGAATCCACATCCTCCGGGGCATCCCAAAAAAGACCGTCTTCGCCAACACCCACATCGGCTCCACCCGATACCGCGCCGCCATTGCCGCGGACACCACCGACACCTGCTCCTGGAACCCGGACAACTTCGGCGTCAAAGCCAACCTCGCCGGACAAGCTTGGTACGACGCCCTGATAAAGCAGTACGCCTCCTGGGGCGTCGACTTCCTCAAGGTCGACTGCATCGCACACCCCTACAAGAGCGCAGAGATTCGCATGATCCACAAAGCCATCGAGCGCTCCGGCCGCCCCATGGTCCTCAGCCTCTCGCCCGGGCCCACACCGATCGACCACGCTGGCGAAGTGGCAAAGAACGCGCAGATGTGGCGCATCTCAGATGACATCTGGGACCACTGGGACAAGGACCCCGACGCCGAATGGTCGCAAAGCATAAAGGGCCAGCTCCCCATCCTTGCCCAGTGGGCCGATCAGGCAAAGCCTGGAAGCTGGCCCGATGCCGATATGCTCCCCATTGGCCAACTCCGCCCAAACCCCGGCTACGGCAAACCACGAAACTCAAGGCTCACCCAGGACGAGCAGAGAACCATGATCACCCTCTGGGCCATCACGCGATCGCCTCTCTTCCTCGGCGGAAATCTAACCCAGATGGACGACGCCCTCAAGTCGCTGATCACCAACCAGGAAGTCCTCGATATGGATCGCTACTCCACAAACAGCGAAAGAAACACAGAGGACGGCTCGCTCGTCACCTGGACCTCCCACTCCATCCGCGGAGACAAGCACTACCTCGCCCTCTTCAATCTCAGCGACGCACCCGTGCACATCGACAAGACCTTCGCCCAGTACGGCTATGTCGACAAAGCACAATACAAAGTCCGCGACCTCTGGCAGAGAAAAGAGCTAGGCCTGCTGAACTCCCTCCAGGTCGATCTCCCCCCACACGGCTCCGTCGTCTACTCCCTCCACGACTAA
- a CDS encoding SRPBCC family protein, whose protein sequence is MTENTVSEVERMVVTRVFDAPRELVWKAWTDPKYVMQWWGPKGFTAPVCQMDFRVGGKSLLCMKTPDGQEFWNAVEYHEIVLHEKIVSSMYFSDSKGNKVEPEQLGIEHEAIDGAYDVTLFEDLGNGQTKLTHIGNEPMESAKNSGQLEGWNQILDKVAAVIAGLKQAK, encoded by the coding sequence ATGACAGAAAACACGGTTAGCGAAGTTGAGCGGATGGTAGTTACAAGAGTTTTTGATGCCCCACGCGAGTTGGTTTGGAAGGCGTGGACAGACCCGAAGTACGTGATGCAGTGGTGGGGACCGAAGGGCTTTACTGCGCCGGTTTGTCAGATGGATTTTCGCGTTGGAGGAAAATCTCTCCTCTGCATGAAGACACCGGATGGACAGGAGTTCTGGAATGCGGTGGAGTACCACGAGATTGTTCTGCACGAGAAGATCGTTTCTTCCATGTACTTTTCGGACTCGAAGGGAAACAAGGTCGAGCCTGAACAATTAGGAATAGAACATGAGGCTATAGACGGCGCGTACGACGTGACCCTCTTTGAGGATCTCGGCAACGGCCAGACGAAGCTTACCCACATTGGAAATGAACCCATGGAGAGCGCGAAAAATAGCGGTCAACTCGAGGGCTGGAACCAGATACTCGATAAAGTTGCTGCGGTTATTGCGGGCCTAAAGCAGGCGAAGTAG
- a CDS encoding ArsR/SmtB family transcription factor: MDRLDTTFTALSDPTRRAMVERLSRGPASVHGLTEPFAVSQQMISKHIAYLVRARIVIKTKRGRESVCTLRPEAIKTVSDWAISYRRFWEESFDKLDVVVNQMKKEEVKR; the protein is encoded by the coding sequence GTGGATAGGTTAGATACAACATTTACGGCTCTGTCTGATCCAACCCGACGGGCGATGGTCGAACGACTCTCCCGTGGGCCTGCCTCTGTGCACGGATTGACGGAGCCGTTTGCAGTCTCGCAGCAGATGATTTCAAAACATATTGCCTACCTGGTGCGGGCGCGGATTGTAATCAAGACGAAGCGTGGACGAGAGAGTGTGTGCACGCTCAGGCCAGAGGCGATCAAGACAGTCAGCGACTGGGCGATTAGCTATCGCCGATTCTGGGAAGAGAGTTTCGACAAGCTGGATGTAGTTGTAAATCAAATGAAGAAAGAGGAGGTCAAGAGATGA
- a CDS encoding alpha/beta fold hydrolase, whose amino-acid sequence MKFHTVRRGSGKPLLLVHGIGGSWASWELVIDRLTKGGREVIAVDLPGHGRTPPLSGSVSIGTLADAVTEFLKEEGLLGIDAVGSSMGARLVLELVRRGGVLGAVVSLDPGGFWEGWEVPVFYYSVAASVQLVRALQPVMPAITSSPVGRTALFAQFSAHPWSLRSDLALTEMRSFAASPSFDELLKNLAHGEVQRGSPKGSVLAPLVIGWGVDDHVCLPRQAARAKSKFPDAQLYWFPNCGHFPQWDSPELAARLILAATSGNPLPQPERRYKSMASTRVKWAIAASLAVATVFLLRSQRH is encoded by the coding sequence ATGAAGTTTCATACAGTTCGTCGCGGATCAGGTAAACCGCTTTTACTCGTACATGGCATCGGCGGAAGTTGGGCATCGTGGGAGCTTGTCATCGACCGGCTCACAAAGGGCGGCCGTGAGGTCATAGCCGTTGACCTCCCCGGCCATGGCCGAACGCCGCCCCTATCCGGCTCCGTATCCATTGGCACGCTCGCCGATGCAGTCACGGAGTTTTTGAAAGAAGAGGGTCTACTTGGCATAGATGCGGTTGGAAGCTCGATGGGAGCACGCCTTGTTCTTGAGCTTGTCCGGCGCGGTGGTGTACTCGGCGCTGTTGTTTCACTGGATCCGGGAGGTTTCTGGGAAGGTTGGGAGGTTCCCGTCTTTTACTACTCAGTGGCGGCGTCAGTGCAGCTGGTCCGAGCGCTGCAGCCCGTGATGCCCGCCATCACGAGCAGTCCAGTGGGTCGCACCGCACTGTTTGCTCAATTCTCTGCACATCCCTGGTCCCTCCGCTCTGACCTTGCGCTTACGGAGATGCGGTCCTTCGCAGCGTCTCCTTCCTTCGATGAGCTCCTCAAAAACCTGGCACATGGTGAGGTGCAGCGTGGCAGCCCCAAAGGCTCGGTTCTGGCTCCTCTCGTGATCGGTTGGGGCGTAGACGATCACGTATGTCTGCCGCGTCAAGCTGCCCGGGCGAAGTCCAAGTTTCCGGACGCGCAACTCTACTGGTTCCCGAACTGCGGCCACTTCCCCCAGTGGGACAGCCCCGAACTAGCCGCGCGTTTGATACTCGCCGCGACTTCAGGGAATCCATTGCCTCAACCTGAGCGAAGGTACAAATCAATGGCATCTACTCGGGTCAAATGGGCTATAGCAGCCTCGCTAGCAGTCGCAACCGTTTTTTTATTAAGATCCCAAAGGCACTAA
- a CDS encoding DUF4142 domain-containing protein, with the protein MKKNVTAVQNQPNHMSANRRSFLKGATAAGLGLAGLTLSSAPNSLAQDNPTIGTDPGAHMMNPSNVKEFGMAVIGRAELSLVTSKIAVERASRADAKEFAGFELTEAIAVTTVLKELDTPVPTMTTKAKATLEKIKNAPTGPEFDKAYIAAQLENHIELRDLTQAYLGHPAPPKSDMAEGQGRHLGTLSLAVFKEHVKITQRISEELQAGA; encoded by the coding sequence ATGAAAAAAAATGTGACCGCAGTTCAGAACCAGCCGAACCATATGAGTGCTAACCGTCGGAGTTTTCTCAAAGGCGCGACCGCCGCCGGCCTGGGGCTTGCAGGCTTAACGCTCTCATCCGCTCCCAATAGTCTCGCGCAGGATAACCCTACGATTGGCACTGATCCCGGTGCCCACATGATGAACCCCAGTAATGTGAAAGAGTTCGGGATGGCTGTCATTGGTCGCGCAGAACTTTCGCTGGTGACAAGCAAGATCGCGGTCGAGCGCGCATCCAGGGCCGACGCCAAGGAGTTCGCCGGATTTGAACTGACTGAAGCGATCGCCGTGACGACCGTGCTAAAGGAACTCGACACGCCAGTACCAACCATGACCACGAAGGCAAAAGCAACGCTAGAAAAAATTAAGAATGCTCCGACCGGTCCGGAGTTTGACAAGGCTTACATTGCGGCTCAGCTGGAAAACCATATAGAACTCCGGGATTTGACCCAGGCTTATCTTGGGCATCCGGCTCCCCCGAAAAGCGACATGGCAGAAGGCCAGGGACGGCATCTCGGGACACTCTCGCTCGCCGTGTTTAAAGAGCACGTAAAAATAACGCAGAGGATCTCGGAAGAGCTCCAGGCCGGAGCGTAA
- the ruvB gene encoding Holliday junction branch migration DNA helicase RuvB, with protein sequence MAKIDLNQARSTEAERLVSAGKADDDDAFELKLRPTRLAEFIGQEKAKEQLAIALEAAKSRGEALDHVLLFGPPGLGKTTLATIIANELGVGYQQTSGPALQIQGDLTAILTNLREKQVLFLDEIHRLQPVLEEKLYTALEDYKLDIIIGQGPAARTHVMEIRPFTFVAATTRPGLLSSPLRSRFGILLRLEFYTDDQLRFVVERSAEVLGVPIDQDGAAEIAMRSRGTPRIANRLLRRVRDYAQVRAKGVIDRPTAQAALSLLEVDAHGFDELDRRLLRTIIEKYDGGPVGLNTLAAALAEEQDALEEVYEPFLIQIGFLDRTPRGRVATRLAYEHLGIEMPRKLSLF encoded by the coding sequence ATGGCGAAGATAGACCTCAATCAAGCGCGATCCACCGAAGCTGAACGTCTCGTCTCGGCGGGCAAAGCCGACGACGATGACGCCTTCGAACTCAAGCTGCGCCCCACGCGCCTCGCCGAGTTTATAGGTCAGGAAAAAGCCAAAGAGCAGTTAGCCATCGCCCTCGAAGCAGCAAAGTCACGCGGCGAAGCCCTCGACCACGTCCTCCTCTTCGGCCCTCCCGGCCTCGGCAAAACGACTCTAGCCACCATCATCGCGAACGAGCTAGGCGTCGGCTACCAGCAAACCTCAGGCCCTGCCCTCCAGATCCAGGGCGACCTGACCGCCATCCTCACCAACCTCCGCGAGAAGCAGGTCCTCTTCCTCGATGAGATCCACCGGCTCCAGCCAGTCCTTGAAGAAAAGCTCTACACCGCGCTGGAGGACTACAAGCTCGACATCATCATCGGCCAGGGCCCCGCCGCTCGCACCCACGTGATGGAGATTCGCCCCTTCACCTTCGTGGCCGCCACCACGCGCCCCGGCCTGCTCTCCTCCCCGCTACGCAGCCGCTTCGGAATCCTTCTCCGCTTGGAGTTCTACACCGACGACCAGCTCCGCTTCGTCGTCGAGCGCTCCGCCGAAGTCCTCGGCGTTCCCATCGACCAGGATGGCGCGGCCGAAATCGCCATGCGCTCCCGGGGCACCCCGCGCATAGCCAACCGCCTGCTGCGCCGCGTCCGCGACTACGCCCAGGTTCGCGCTAAAGGCGTCATCGACCGCCCCACGGCGCAAGCTGCTTTGTCACTCCTCGAAGTAGACGCCCACGGCTTCGACGAACTCGACCGCCGCCTCCTCCGCACCATCATCGAGAAGTACGACGGTGGCCCCGTAGGCCTCAACACCCTGGCCGCTGCGTTAGCTGAAGAGCAGGACGCGCTCGAAGAGGTCTACGAGCCATTCCTCATCCAGATCGGCTTCCTCGACCGCACCCCAAGAGGCCGAGTTGCAACCCGCCTTGCCTACGAGCACCTGGGTATAGAGATGCCTCGCAAGCTAAGCCTCTTTTAG
- a CDS encoding glycerophosphodiester phosphodiesterase family protein: MLTSTRTVLSAASLLLTTATLTAQQAPMQNPFVGLMTAADKHAKAHNAQTPVLSPVDATLLGANPPVNVAELHKAGFRVIPWTTNDPAKMRALIDLRVDGIISDYPNILQQVVAEQKAAHPEEAEYFKTFVVSAHRGGRGLRPENTLPSFESGLDHLATELETDTGVTSDHVSLIWHDQFLNPESCRRVDGKPYTREERIYTRDISLAEAQSTFICDKLHHGPAFGNAKFDDQQNDLALSPVAVAFAKHEHLISPYVPTYAEQLFRFTRFYVDYYSKGAGKSHPDAAARAANARTVRFNLETKITPFPEDPAGQPLPPLPEHTEPKTNHTFDPQTFVTALCGAIVRNHMESRAEVQSFDFRTLILVEEQFPKIPTYYLTGPPKMLSTEFAPATLRQ, encoded by the coding sequence ATGTTAACCTCCACACGAACGGTTTTATCCGCCGCAAGTCTCCTTCTCACCACCGCGACCCTTACCGCCCAGCAGGCTCCTATGCAAAATCCCTTCGTTGGACTCATGACCGCAGCCGACAAGCACGCTAAGGCGCATAACGCCCAGACTCCGGTGCTCTCTCCCGTCGACGCAACTCTGCTGGGCGCCAATCCCCCTGTGAACGTTGCCGAGCTGCATAAGGCCGGCTTCAGAGTTATTCCATGGACCACGAACGATCCGGCAAAGATGCGCGCTCTGATTGATCTTCGCGTCGACGGCATCATCTCCGACTATCCCAACATCCTGCAGCAGGTCGTTGCCGAGCAAAAGGCCGCTCACCCTGAAGAAGCGGAATACTTCAAGACCTTTGTCGTCTCGGCCCATCGCGGAGGCCGCGGTCTGCGCCCGGAAAACACACTCCCATCCTTCGAATCCGGCCTCGACCATCTTGCCACCGAACTCGAAACCGACACCGGCGTCACCAGCGATCACGTCTCCCTGATATGGCACGATCAGTTCCTGAACCCGGAGTCCTGCCGCCGCGTGGACGGCAAACCGTATACCCGCGAAGAGCGCATCTACACCCGCGATATCTCGCTGGCAGAAGCTCAGAGCACCTTCATCTGCGACAAGCTTCACCACGGTCCGGCCTTCGGAAACGCCAAGTTCGACGACCAGCAGAACGATCTTGCGCTGTCTCCTGTTGCGGTGGCATTTGCAAAGCACGAGCACCTTATCAGCCCCTACGTTCCAACCTACGCCGAGCAGCTCTTTCGCTTCACACGCTTCTACGTGGACTACTACAGCAAAGGCGCAGGTAAATCTCATCCCGATGCCGCCGCCCGCGCAGCCAACGCTCGCACCGTCCGGTTCAATCTCGAGACGAAGATCACTCCGTTTCCTGAAGATCCGGCTGGTCAGCCGCTTCCTCCGCTGCCAGAGCATACCGAGCCTAAGACCAATCACACCTTCGACCCGCAGACCTTTGTGACTGCGCTGTGCGGTGCGATTGTTCGCAATCACATGGAGTCGCGAGCCGAGGTGCAGAGCTTTGATTTCCGAACGCTGATTCTGGTGGAGGAGCAGTTCCCGAAGATTCCCACCTACTACCTGACTGGACCGCCGAAGATGCTCAGCACGGAGTTCGCTCCGGCTACCTTGCGGCAGTAA
- a CDS encoding nuclear transport factor 2 family protein: MGKLTNYAIREIERIHSDWIAHEVAGEDHSLMALCADDIELWPPDAQPVLGRPAVAAKMTPAGTKIHSIEITDRCIRGSNEIAYLTASYKTIFSSTEDPAPRQLLGSHLWILRSRIGTWRVHLISWSLWDREM, encoded by the coding sequence ATGGGCAAACTCACAAACTACGCCATCCGAGAGATTGAGCGAATCCATTCTGACTGGATCGCGCACGAAGTCGCCGGAGAAGATCACAGCTTGATGGCACTATGCGCCGATGACATCGAACTGTGGCCGCCTGACGCCCAGCCCGTGCTCGGACGCCCCGCAGTCGCAGCGAAGATGACGCCCGCGGGGACAAAGATCCACTCCATCGAAATCACCGACCGTTGCATCCGAGGGTCCAACGAGATCGCTTACCTGACAGCAAGCTACAAAACCATCTTCTCCTCCACGGAAGACCCCGCTCCGAGACAACTCCTCGGAAGCCATCTGTGGATACTGCGAAGTCGGATCGGCACATGGAGAGTTCATCTCATAAGTTGGTCATTGTGGGACCGCGAAATGTGA
- the ruvX gene encoding Holliday junction resolvase RuvX gives MTTGRVMALDVGKIRVGVALSDPLGYTAQPLLTLWRKTRGEDLRSLLRLIRKHEVVKIVVGNPLHMSGEVSPWAAKVHEFAEELEKRSGLPVQLWDERLSSVAAHEILNEAGHRRRERKYVIDQVAAVVILQGWMEATVQAEAKAALEQSDLGDVSDRDAREGK, from the coding sequence ATGACGACCGGCCGCGTGATGGCGTTGGACGTGGGAAAGATTCGTGTGGGCGTCGCGCTCTCTGACCCGCTCGGATACACGGCGCAGCCTCTGTTAACGCTGTGGCGCAAGACCCGCGGCGAGGATCTGCGCAGCCTGCTACGCCTGATTCGCAAGCATGAAGTAGTCAAGATTGTGGTCGGTAACCCGCTGCATATGTCAGGCGAGGTAAGTCCCTGGGCCGCGAAGGTGCATGAGTTCGCCGAAGAGCTCGAAAAGCGCTCCGGCCTTCCCGTGCAGCTCTGGGATGAACGCCTCAGCTCGGTCGCAGCACACGAGATTCTCAACGAAGCCGGACACCGCCGCCGCGAGCGCAAGTATGTCATCGATCAGGTCGCAGCAGTCGTCATCCTGCAAGGTTGGATGGAGGCCACAGTACAGGCCGAAGCGAAGGCTGCGCTGGAGCAAAGCGACCTCGGAGACGTAAGCGATCGAGACGCTCGAGAAGGCAAATAA
- the murQ gene encoding N-acetylmuramic acid 6-phosphate etherase — protein MNLANLATEARNPFTEHIDELPTLDMLRLINAEDAKVAAAVAAVLPEVAKAIDAIAKRFAEGGRLFYIGAGTSGRLGVLDASECPPTFSVPPTLIQGIIAGGDSALRNSSEQSEDSPEQGAANLAAHSLTANDTVLGIAASGRTPYVLGALTHARQLGALTISLTCVPNSAMAEVAEISIAPITGPEILTGSTRMKAGTATKLILNMISTGVMIRTGAVYGNLMVNMQTTNIKLVDRAQRILMAATGIDQPAAAKLLTDGGTVKTAIVMQKLSIDRPTAEAKLKAHHGNLAALLNRKP, from the coding sequence ATGAATCTCGCCAACCTCGCCACCGAAGCCCGCAACCCCTTCACCGAACACATCGACGAACTCCCCACTCTGGACATGCTTCGCCTCATCAACGCAGAGGACGCCAAGGTCGCCGCCGCCGTAGCCGCCGTCCTTCCCGAAGTCGCTAAAGCCATCGACGCCATCGCAAAGCGCTTCGCGGAAGGCGGCCGCCTCTTCTACATCGGCGCAGGCACCAGCGGCCGTCTCGGCGTACTTGACGCCAGTGAGTGTCCTCCAACCTTCTCGGTTCCACCAACCCTCATTCAGGGCATCATCGCCGGTGGCGACAGCGCCCTCCGCAACTCCAGCGAACAATCCGAAGACTCCCCGGAACAGGGAGCCGCAAACCTCGCAGCTCACTCACTCACCGCCAACGACACTGTCCTCGGCATCGCCGCCAGCGGACGCACTCCTTACGTCCTCGGAGCCCTCACGCACGCTCGCCAACTAGGCGCACTCACCATCTCCCTCACCTGCGTCCCCAACTCCGCGATGGCCGAAGTTGCGGAGATCTCCATCGCTCCCATCACCGGACCCGAGATCCTGACCGGCAGCACGCGCATGAAGGCCGGCACCGCCACCAAGCTGATCCTCAACATGATCTCCACCGGCGTCATGATCAGGACGGGAGCCGTCTACGGCAACCTTATGGTCAACATGCAGACCACCAATATCAAACTCGTCGACCGCGCCCAGCGCATCCTCATGGCCGCCACCGGCATCGACCAGCCCGCCGCCGCAAAACTGCTTACCGATGGAGGCACCGTGAAGACCGCCATCGTGATGCAGAAGCTCTCCATCGACCGCCCCACCGCAGAAGCAAAGCTGAAAGCCCACCACGGCAATCTCGCCGCGCTCCTGAATCGGAAGCCCTGA
- the dnaG gene encoding DNA primase, giving the protein MSDNFAQTVKQQADIVRIIGDYLKLRKSGAQNYTGLCPFHKEKTGSFSVNAVHGYFYCFGCHEKGDVFTFVMKLENISFPEAIRVVATKCGIPLPKREFSSPEEAREAGIRRQLVDIHEAATQYFEAALKAPEAARAREYLTGRGVTAETIAKFRIGFAPDDFNHMRNALKPHFSEEVMQASGLFKSKEQADGSQGQLYAGFRKRVMFPIANEQGKTIAFTARALDAQDEKGRDIAKYVNSPETALYSKGQVLFNLDKAKAEIRSLGFALLVEGQMDCISVYMAGIKGVLATSGTAFTEMQIRLLSRFTKRVIVNFDPDTAGTAATEKSIALLTEEDFEVKVVTLEGGLDPDRYIREHGIQQYMAALRSAKRHSDYLIDRAREQFPGRTSDAKVKALNFLLPHIRRMPNRIQRDEFAADAAQKLFIDSAILRQELKQAAAQRVESVRSHAHDPASETERVLLRALVLPEGDPARTLAAEQLTQHPEWYESLPSAALLESLANAPVPSNPLDAAPDEPSRILLARTLQDTEDSDSAPANAQSMTERVENTLETLKYRQLERHQRELRSLIAEADRRGDHEMLANLTAEKIQIDRRLKE; this is encoded by the coding sequence ATGTCCGACAACTTCGCACAAACCGTCAAGCAACAGGCCGACATCGTCCGCATCATTGGGGACTACCTCAAGCTGCGCAAATCCGGCGCCCAGAACTATACCGGCCTGTGCCCGTTTCACAAGGAAAAGACGGGATCTTTCTCGGTCAACGCCGTCCACGGCTACTTCTACTGTTTTGGCTGCCACGAAAAAGGTGATGTCTTCACCTTTGTGATGAAGCTGGAAAACATTAGCTTTCCGGAGGCTATTCGCGTGGTGGCCACCAAATGCGGCATTCCTCTCCCCAAACGCGAGTTCAGCTCCCCCGAGGAGGCCCGCGAAGCCGGTATTCGCCGCCAGCTTGTGGATATTCACGAGGCCGCGACGCAGTACTTTGAAGCAGCTCTCAAAGCTCCGGAAGCCGCACGTGCTCGCGAGTACTTGACTGGACGCGGCGTTACGGCTGAGACCATCGCAAAGTTCCGCATCGGCTTTGCCCCCGACGACTTCAACCACATGCGCAACGCTCTGAAGCCGCACTTCAGTGAAGAGGTGATGCAAGCCAGTGGCCTGTTCAAGTCGAAGGAGCAGGCCGACGGTAGCCAGGGACAACTCTACGCGGGCTTCCGCAAACGAGTCATGTTCCCCATCGCCAACGAACAAGGCAAGACCATCGCCTTCACCGCGCGCGCCCTTGACGCCCAGGACGAAAAGGGCCGCGACATCGCAAAGTACGTGAACTCTCCAGAGACCGCGCTCTACAGCAAAGGCCAGGTCCTGTTCAACCTTGACAAAGCCAAGGCGGAGATCCGGAGCCTCGGCTTCGCGCTGCTCGTGGAAGGCCAGATGGACTGTATCTCCGTCTACATGGCGGGCATCAAGGGCGTTCTTGCGACCTCCGGTACCGCCTTCACAGAAATGCAAATTCGTTTGCTCAGCCGATTTACCAAACGCGTCATTGTTAACTTCGACCCTGACACGGCCGGTACCGCGGCCACGGAGAAGTCCATCGCGCTGCTCACCGAAGAAGACTTCGAGGTAAAGGTCGTCACCCTGGAAGGAGGCCTCGATCCGGACCGCTACATTCGCGAACATGGCATCCAGCAGTACATGGCGGCCCTGCGCAGTGCGAAGCGCCACTCGGACTACCTGATCGACCGAGCACGCGAACAGTTTCCCGGGCGAACCTCCGATGCCAAGGTGAAGGCTCTCAACTTCCTCCTTCCTCACATCCGCCGGATGCCGAATCGCATTCAGCGGGACGAGTTCGCCGCGGATGCTGCGCAAAAACTCTTTATCGACTCTGCGATTCTGCGCCAGGAGCTCAAACAGGCTGCAGCACAACGCGTCGAAAGCGTTCGCTCCCATGCCCACGACCCCGCAAGCGAGACCGAGCGAGTGCTTCTCCGCGCGCTCGTTCTTCCCGAAGGTGACCCGGCTCGTACTCTAGCCGCCGAACAGCTCACCCAACATCCTGAGTGGTACGAGAGTCTTCCGTCGGCTGCGTTACTGGAGTCTCTTGCCAACGCTCCAGTTCCCTCTAACCCTCTCGACGCTGCTCCTGATGAACCCAGCCGCATTCTTCTGGCTCGCACTCTTCAGGACACAGAAGACTCTGATAGCGCCCCCGCCAACGCGCAATCCATGACGGAGCGCGTAGAAAACACGCTCGAAACGCTCAAATATCGTCAGCTCGAACGCCATCAGCGCGAGCTCCGAAGTTTGATTGCCGAAGCCGACCGCCGAGGCGACCATGAAATGCTGGCCAACCTGACTGCGGAGAAGATTCAGATAGACCGAAGGCTGAAAGAGTAG